Genomic window (Streptomyces sp. SLBN-31):
GAGTGGTGCAGACCAGGAGTACCTGTCCCTGGAACGCGAACTGACGATCCTGTTCCGGCGCGCCCGCGCCAACCAGGGCGAGATGGCCCGCGAGGTCCACCCCGACCTGGAGTCGGCGGCCTACGGCCTGCTGATCCGTCTCGACGAGTGCGGCCGCCAGCGCGCGACCGAACTCGCCGCCTACATCGGCGTCGGCAAGGCCACCATGTCCCGTCAGCTCCGGGCGCTGGAAGAACTCGGCCTGGTGGCCCGCGAGCCCGACCCGGCCGACGGACGGGCGTGGCTGGTGCACCTGACCCGGGAGGGACACGCGCGGGTCGCCAAGGTGCGCGACGCCCGACGGGCCCGGTACGTCAGCCAGCTCTCCCACTGGGACCGCCGCGAGGTGGCCCAACTGGCGCATCTGCTGGGGCAGTTGAACCGCGGCATGGAGCGGTAGGCCCTGCCGTCGCATTCCCGCCTGCCCGGAGGCGTCTGGCACGCACGCTCGTGGCGTTGCCGGAGCGCCCGAACAGCTCCGCTGTCAGGACGCTCCGGCACTTTGCGATCGCACGCACCAGACGTCTCCGGGCCCGCCCTGCGGGCGGACGGCGGGAATGTGACGGCACGGCCTGGCGCCGCTCCGCGGGGGCGGCCGGTCGTCAAGAGTGCGTCATGTGGCGCCGGACGCTGAGAGCACGGCGACCGCCGGACGTACCAAGGGGCGACAGGACGGCGACTCCCGCAGAAGGGCAACCCCGTGATTCCGCACCGCATCGTGCTCGCCTCGGCCACCGGCCTTATCGCAGCGTTCCTGCTGGCGGCGTGCAGCTCCGCCGGCTCCGACGCCTCCGGTACGGGCTCCGGCACCGTCGCCCCGGCGGCCGTCGCCTCCTCCGGCCCCGCCACCTCCGCACCGGCCACCCCCACGCCGGCCGGCGGCGGACAGGCGGTCACGACCGCCGTGCGCGGCGCGGGTGGCACCGTCAGCGACGGCAACGGGATGACCCTCTACCGCTACGACCGGGACCGGCCGAACCCGTCCCGGTGGACGTGCTCCGGCGCGTGCGTGAAGACGTGGATCCCGGTGATCGTGCAGGGCGCGGTGCAGACCTCGGGAGTGGACAAGGGCCTGCTCGGCACGGTCCACCGCGACGGCAGGACGCAGCTCACCCTCGCCGGCTGGCCGCTGTACCGGTACGTGGGCGACACCGCGGCCGGGCAGACCAACGGTCAGGGCAGGGACGGGCAGTGGCACCCCGTCACCCCCACCGGCGGCAAGGCCGGCTGAGCGTGTACGGCCGCGCGCCTCAGGGAAGTTCGACGTACACGACCGTCGCGTCGTCGTGCGTCTTGCCGCGCCCCAGATGCACCCGCTCGCGCTCGTCGGCCCGCTCCAGCTCCCGGACCCGGTTCACGAGCGCCCGCGCCCCCTC
Coding sequences:
- a CDS encoding MarR family winged helix-turn-helix transcriptional regulator; the protein is MHEGGNDDGGRLSAEPSASGADQEYLSLERELTILFRRARANQGEMAREVHPDLESAAYGLLIRLDECGRQRATELAAYIGVGKATMSRQLRALEELGLVAREPDPADGRAWLVHLTREGHARVAKVRDARRARYVSQLSHWDRREVAQLAHLLGQLNRGMER